In Brassica napus cultivar Da-Ae chromosome A3, Da-Ae, whole genome shotgun sequence, the sequence AATGGGTCCACatctgttcgggtatttaggatcctAAAAAGATtcgaaaaatctgaaaaatatctgaaacacgAAAATtacttgaaactccaaacaaatacccaaaaaattcaaatacctaaaaattcaaaatcttattcaaaatctgacACTGAACTGAAAATAcacaaaattttatccaaatacacattttttttttaatatgaaaatttacttgaaatcaaaaactataatcgtaaaccaaaaacctaaaaaaaatatccataatgcCGGAAATATATTCgaaatatctaaatatatctaataaacacaacatatttatgatcgggtCTAGGGTAGGACCAGACTCAAACAAAGACATGTGGGTCCAAAAAAACCCCACTAGGTTATCTTCTCTCGATATGAACTAAACCTATATTTCTGGGTCGGTtaggtttgtttttttgatccGGATATAATTTCCATGCCTAAAAAAACTTAcgtaaaagtgtacatataaaatatcaaataaactaattcatagattatataactgttaaaaaatatattttttgatataataaaactttgtattataatataatccaaaaaaCTCGCGCTTTtcaagcgcggatcaaaatctagtttaatcATTAATAGTGCACCCATCATTTTAATTGTCAGATTCGCCTCTGATTGTTCGTGTCGACCTCGTATACACGCAGAGAAAATATTGATTAATCAAGCCATAAATGACTAACTAGCCCTCATTCAATTTGGTTAATCTAGTAATTACATAGTCTCGACATGATTAGTCAGGCTTTGTATATGTGTCGCATTGTCGCCACATATAATCCTCTAATGCAAGTAAGTCACACTAAAACGGGCTGAAATAGGGGGAACTTAATACTTTTTAATTTGCCCTGATTCACATTAGTAATTGATTATGTTATCAATAATGAATTGGTTCGATAGTTTAAACTTATGACTTACGTATAAATTTTTGAAGATCAATATTTAAATTGGCTATAGATTGTGATTACTTACACCATCAGTTATCATAGACTTATGAAGTTTTTATAGTTGCTAATAAATCGTTTTCTGGATTTCGAATCCATATATTACGTtgtaaaaacattaattaatcaTCAATTAAACTATTGGATTAAAGAGCTGAGCTTATTACCCGTGTTTCATATTTCTTATCCATCTAGacacaaaatctaatatatatagaaactctataaattaatatttgatatattaataaacatggtaaattaatatattttttgaatctCGATTTAGACGGTTCAAAATATgacattaaataataaaatcataacttTTCGAAAatcctatgtaaatatataatcccactaaaatcataaattaataatttatacatatataatttatgtaaatacaaaaaatatattgtttattttatattcacaacataatttatttatttttcttaacatttcaatatactctaataatatttaataaaattatatccaaaataatacttaaattttatgaaacatattttacatacaccaaataatataataataatatatttttaaaaaattaattaatttatatacggtaaaatctattttttttttaaattagtaattttataaattaataaaatactataGTCCCAACGTTATCggtttatagagtttttactgtatatactaaaataaaagtttCCAGACAAATTACAAACTTTAAATTTCTGCGGGTGTATATATACAATGTACGAAAAAGCAGCGGATTAAAAACCATAAAATGGCGTTTCTAGTATAAGCCCATTTAATAGAACGGTAACGCTCAGATAAACATTTTTCAGGAAACCtctccaaaaaacaaaaaaaaaatatatctaagaaCCGAAAAAAAGTAATAATCTCAGAGTAATATGATATGAACTTATCCTACAGGAACAACCAAAACCTCCGATCAGGGTGCTAGATTATCAATGAAGATTACCGATTCTCCCGGTGGTTCTCCGCCGCCGCAACCTAACCTTCCTCCTGGCTTCCGTTTCCACCCTACCGACGAAGAGCTCGTGGTTCACTACCTCAAACGCAAAGTCGCCTCCGCTCCTTTACCTGTCGCCATCATCGCCGAAGTTGatctctataagttcgatccatGGGAACTTCCCGGTACGTACCATCTCATAATCGGCATCCAAGTTTTTACGTctttttttatatgaatttttgttagttttttttttccttttccctttttttatttaaactggtttattatgttattacaaCTCATAAAACATGTAGAGTTGTTTCTTTTTTGATGTTACCAAGGCTATCATGTAAAATTGTTAGTTGTTAAATCTTCTATGTAATTTCTTCACGAATTCatttcttgattttcttttgtttgtgtttgttgcAGCAAAGGCATCTTTTGGAGAGCAGGAATGGTATTTCTTCAGTCCCAGAGATCGGAAGTATCCTAACGGAGCGAGGCCGAACAGAGCGGCGACGTCAGGATACTGGAAGGCGACGGGGACTGATAAACCGGTGCTTGCCTCGGATGGGAAGCTGAAGGTGGGCGTGAAGAAGGCACTCGTTTTCTACAGTGGGAAACCTCCAAAAGGCGTCAAAAGCGATTGGATCATGCATGAGTATCGTCTCATCGACAACAAACCTAATAACAGACCACCAGGATGTGACTTCGGCAACAAGAGAAACTCCCTCCGGGTATGTAATAACATACTAGTAACTAAGATCGGCTTAAGAATTTTTGGggcttcaaaaaaaaaatggtatctTTCAACAAAATTTGTTTACCTAGTTGAAAATTAGAGTTcttaacataattttataaaattatttgtatgagATTTGTAAAGATTAATgtagttttgaaaatatatataaccaatTTGCGTTAATGGTATATCTCTTTCTAAATATatgtttgtcaaaaaaaaacaaattatttttaacataagaatttctaaattttgatttttaatatcatgGGGGCACTCTACTTAAGCCGCCGGCCATGCTAATAACTTTCTTGATTCAGCATATCGTTATATATgcgtttttgtttgattttggaTGTTCCTTTATGTTAGCTTGATGATTGGGTGTTATGTCGAATCTACAAGAAGAACAACGCAAGTCGACATGTTTATAACGATAAGGATCCCGATATGTTTGATTACATCTTCAGAAAAAATCCTCCCTCGTTATCAAGTGGACTCCACCACAACGTCTCTAGGTCAATGAATATCTTCCCGGGAAAATTCTCCGGTGATTACGGGATTTTCTCCTACGGCGATCCCGGTTTGTACGACGGAAGCGGCATGGTCTGCAGCAACGGAGCCGGTTCAGTCAATATCAATGTTTCTAATGGTAATCCTAATGGTTTGAATCCTGCTTCTTCCTCTGGGCCCATGATGATGATGGCGAATCTGAAACGAGCTCTTTGGCCTGTAGCTGAGGAAGAGCAGGATGCATCTCCGAGCAAACGGTTTCACGGCGTAGGAGGTGGAGACTGTTTGAACATGCCTTCTTCCGTGATGGAGGAAACTCCTCCACTGATGCAGCAAGGTGGTGTGTTAGGGGATGATGGATTATTCAGAACGACTTCGTACCAACTTCATGGTTTAAACTGGTACTCTTCTTAAGAAAACGGTTTGTGTTTCGCCGTGTGCGAAATTTACCGCTCATTTGCATCATATAGTTTGAGATTAGTGTATATGTTTTGGGTTAATGAATAGGTCATAGGGGTTAGAGAAAGAGGTTTAGAGAGGGGGACAAGTGAGGCATAGATCATATTCAAAcataagattatttaaaatatacaatctttcttaatttaaatgttGTGTAAGAAAATTATACATGCTTAGATGTTCATAAATAGTTCGTATTATTGTATAGATGAATATAGTCCACCCTATCAATTATATTTTGAGTGTGTATTTTATTGTAACTGTGTAATTAAAGAAATGGTAAACAAACAGATGTGTAACTGTGTAATTTTAtacataatcaaaatatttacatattcaTCTTGCTCTAACTTTAGTAATTGTTTACTACctataattaataatatgatttcaacAAATAACCCCCTAATCAAGAGTGTTTCCAGATATGTTCAGGTGCGGGTGTCATTTTACCCACACATTTTTATGTTTGTCCTACCGGCTCAGTGCTTGGATTTTGATTAGACGTCGCCAAATATTATTAACCGTATGTCATACAATTATACTACAAGCATATAGAATGAATCACTTTAAGGCGGATTTTTTACTTAGTAAAAGCCCAGAAAGGTCGTGATTGATCAAAGATTTTGATGTAAAGCTTTTCTATAAATGCTGATATGCATTAAGTATTTTTTGGACATGTTTTTGACATCTCTATCTCGCCATTATGTTTTGAgttcttttaaaattatgacCTACCTATGGGGAGTAAATATATCTACTTCATTTAAAAAGATCTAACTCACCTAGGGCACATGTACaatgttttcttttgaaaaaagcACATGTACAATGTTCTTAAGATCTTTCGACGTTTAATGCATTCGAAACCTTAGatataattaatatacactTTAGTGTTGTTGTTCATAAGAATAGAACCACTCTCCTTTGAAATTGAAATCGGAGTATAGTAATAGTTTATTTTGATGATCGGACCTCAGTTTAGATGTGTCTGCCACCTGACAATCGTATGAAATTTTGTTTGTTATGATATAAATCTGACGTAGCTAGCGAACCAAAGCTGGTGCATGCAGCTGCTAAGTTCGATGAGTCGCAGCAACGGTGTTCTCATGGCAACGGGAGAAAAACTTTCGGGTAATTAAGTACTAAACAAAAATACCACTGGAAGAAGATATCGCCCACATGGCTACATGTCATGACTTGAGTCGTCAATATCTAATGAATACAAAATATCAGttcatttcactacaagaaacaaCTTTCCGGCCAAATTCGTTGGAAAGTCATCGGAAAGTCAGATCTATATCGTCAGAAATTTTAATTTGGTCGAAAATCGTTGCAAATGTCCGATTGCTAACtaacgatttttttttgggttcagACGTCCCGTTTGTCCGTCGGATAAAAATTTATTGCAGTTCAATCACTTTAGAAAATAATGACATTTAACTAAcaaattataactaaaaatcAACGTTTTTATATGTGGAAGTAATTGGTGCCACTTcgaatttttcaaattatcgCAAAAAGAAATTCACAATAAACATACAATTCGTATACATAATTGTTATATGatatatgcttttaaaaaattagtcaaaagttgtattgataaaaatataaaaattgttatattttctttaaattttctgAATTAGTCGTCTACGAATTTcagaaagtaaatttaaaatttaagaaattggaTATTTTTGAAAGGAGaatgaaaatatatgaaaacataCACGTTCTAAAAGAAACTAGAAACCATGGATAGCGATGGACCATAGACTTCTACATCAACAAAAGGAATCATTATCTTTAACCAAGATATTAAATACGCCTTTAATTGCATTCTCTTCTATATAATAGGTTACAGGTACAAAACACCTTTCAGAAATTTGAAATCATTAGCCCTTACTTTTCATACCCATTTGTTATTTACATTTCAGAAAATACATCGTTCATGCTCAATCAATTCCTTGAAATATCTTGTTCCCAAAGGAAATCATGcgtaatttcttttttttttcacctcAGACAATGTTATAAGAAAATGGACTGTAGAAGAAAGATTTAATTTGTATAATTAAATACAATTAGCAAAGTAATAAAACAAAGCGATTGAAATGATATATAGAAAGGTGGAAAAGTGAGAGGCAAGGAAAATGCACAATGCAGATCGACGACAGCTATTCATAGAAAACCACAACAGCTGTTACATACGTGGAGAGATTAACCTAAAACCAGTAGATACATTATTCTTCTGgtcacaaaatttatttttattatagttggtttactttgaaaatatttgtaaaCAACAGAAAAggtgaaataaaaaaagaacttaAGTGGTGCACTAAGTTAGTAGTGCAATTGACTTATCACATAAACACAACTATGTTATTCCATTACTGCCACACACAAAAACAAACATACATGTGTGGATTAGAAGTTTTTGTCGTGGAGTAGAGATtttaaacacaaagaaaaaaagtaaggAGAAAATATTAATGAAGGTAAATAAGGGCTGGTTGGTAGAGAGGAAGTGCAAGGATGAAATATTGACAGATCGGGGAAGATGAACAAACGCTGTCTTCAACTCTCTATTGGCTACATGACGATCTTTTGATTTTGATAGGAGTGAATTTTTAGAAACCctccaaaatatatttaatagaatCATTTATTATTGTATTTAGGAGGataataaactctttttcaCAATTTCAGTTATATATTGAGTCAGCATTACAACATGATGAGATTCATAGACGTCTTGCAACAAGCAACTGAATTCAAGATTATGACATTATACTACATCTAAttatctgtattttttttttctgttattttgtTGGAGTGGTGCGTACATTTCTCTTATCGTATAGGTAGAAGAGGGATTGGTAAAGATAAGAGTATTCATCTGAGTTTTCACTGTGCGCCATTGCAACAACCCATCCTTCCGATATCAAAATGCAAAAGGAAAAGACATCGTTGTGTCTGAGTTCAAACCCAACTAGCATATTACTGAGAAAAACTATTGAATAATTTTCGTGATAATAAACTATTGAATAGTTTgtattttgttacttttttaGATCCTTGACAGAATGAGGGAGAAGAGATACCCAACAGGCCAACATATTCTTAAAGGATCGGTTGCATTTTTGGGCTTTATCTTCCTCTCGTACCTCAACACGGTTTCTACACGAATATAGGACCAGCTTCCTCAACTGCACTATCACAATCTTCTTTAGTGATAAACCAATCGCTGAAGCTCATCATATGCTTGTTCATCCAATCTCatactcagtttttttttgtttcaccgTTTCTATTGTACATTTTCCTTTTGGTGAGATATAAAATTTacatttcaaaacaaaaacttctTATGTATTTCTTGTCTATGCATACCGATTCCTATCTTTAAACGCTTTTGGTAGGCCGAGAAACAGAAAACACGCTATTGGTAGAAGTGAAGTTGGGTCAAATGGACAGAAACCTAAATATTTTTCCAACGTGGGACATAAGCAAGTTACTGTACATGTCTACAtgataaagaaaagaaagtttttttttggtcaaacatcatcaataataaattaacaatgcTGTAATTAATGAAGATGTCTATATAAATCAACCCTTCCTTTATACGTATTTACTTTTCTGTACGATTTATAATGTACATTTCTTCCAACTTATTAATGCCTCATAAACTCTGGTATAGtgctatttattttgtataagtAGCCGTGTTTCTACTTTCTATGTTCAACTTGTTCAAAATATGGTGGAAACTGCTAACGGACGGCAAACTTTAGCTACTGAATTTTGTAAAACAtcgatttcaaaaaaaaaactaatcattcaattttgttgttgttgttgtgtataCAACTTAAGTCTTTAGGGATGTGTATATAAACGTTTTCTACTATTGGCTTAGTTTAATTACACGACAAAAGAATGGCtccataaatttcttttttttttaaatcaggaACTGCGTTACTTCGTATTGGGTTCTATGATAATCTTATTTTCTGCTATAGACTATTACGCCAAGTTCACATGTATTATATAATGGTTGTTCTTGACAAAAAAGGTTATATATAATGGTTGTTCTCTATAGAATACTTTTCTTAATAAAGATATAAGTTATGTAATCAAAACGTAAACCGCAGAAACGGGACATGTGTCGGCAGATTCAATAAACTAGCGAATTCAAAGTCCAGCCAAGCTCTAGTATATACgctgttcattttttttcttctgtttaaATACGTGTTAGTAAGATAAGAATATGCAGGAAATATGTAACATATCTTAGCAATATAAATGTGTTTTCTCCTTAATATCCGACGACTATtcgtataataaaaataatactttcactttaaaaattatttgttcGATTATAGAGACTAACGATCCGCTAAACACTTATGCCCTTTTATAAGCGTGTTGCTCATTTGTCggacaatttaaaatttatattatagttttcgAGACGAATAAAAAGTTCTTAATGTTTTACTCTTTAGTGAGGTTGGGAGAATGATAGATATTTATTGAAGATAATCTTGTTGAAGATATAGAAAactaaaacttttatatttaaaatatttctacgGCTTATTAATACTGatccaaatttttaataatttaatttaatattaaagaaactgaatcattatatttatctatatatgCCTCTCTTTTTTCTAACACCATACTCTAATGGTTACCTGAATTTTATACTTCCTATACTGacaatattaacaataaaaaagCGTTTGCGATTTCGTAATTTTGTTTAAAGTTTACGCTGCTTATCGACGTGGGAACATacttgtaattttatttttatttggtcgtctatttaatcaaaattataCCTCCCTGATCTTCTTTTTTGGGAAGATACGTATTCTTTATATAAGGGCTTTGGAACATAGTTATGACTTATGACATTTGAGACTTGTAATATTGTATTAAGTAACCGAAaacataagcaaaaaaaatattaatcgcGTAGATAATAACCTAGCGTAGAAGAAACATGTGACAGATCACACAATCACTATGCATGTTTTCCAATCAAAACTCGAAAAGAGTGAACAtggattttttattaatatatactttGAGAAAAGTTATATTCTTTCttttcctaaaatatataatgttttaaagaattttgatgttctaatatataaaatattttttattttttaaataattttttattttattaaaagttgtgtaatcaattatatttgataatctattttgtaattagttgaataacattaatttatattCTTCCTGTTCCTAAATGTAAAATGTCTTAGGTAAAATACAGTTATTAAGAAAATCAATTTTCATCTGAaatgtattattaaaattataaattaaaaataattgaaccaattacaaaatagaactattaaatttgattgtttacacatgttttgataaagttaaaactACCTAAAAATATGAGAACATCTTACATATTGAAACATAAAAGTATtataaacatcttatatttagaaACTGAATGAGTagctttagtgatgttttataGACAAAAAAGACATTGTGTTTTTACCAACATATCTTATATTTAGAAACGGATGCAATATATACTAGAAGCATTATTTGGCAACTGATTTTTAATTAGACGATCTGAACTTTCAAGTTGAGTTTCATTATATCTGATTGGGAAAATAAAGCATCATGGTCTAAGAAACAAAATTCACAAACATCGTAGGTTAATCGATGGTTTATAACATATGGTTGAACTACTCTcataattattgtgatatatgaCTATATATATTAGTACACTTTTTAGCTCGATCGGTTAGAAATGTACTGTTTAAGTGTTTCTAAATCTGAATTTGAGTGTAAAATTAAACCCTTTAAccaaagaaaggaaaaaaataataattaagaattgAAGTTTAAAATTCTATGTATGAGTAGGTATGGTTACGCTTTGAAAATATTACATCTGTCATCAAAACTAATACTGGTATTATGCGTATAAAAACTATGGACTAAACATTTATAGCTTGTGGTTGACAAAAAGCTGGTTTCTATGTGAAATTGTTTGGTTCAAGTAATTCTTATTTACGTACGTTCTTAGAAGTTTATGATCATGCGTTTGAGATGTAAAGGCAAACGTTTCTCTGGCTCAAGTTATGTAccaagaagttttttttttcactggtACCAAGAagtttaatatgtatatataggtACCAATTTTACAGATTCTGAATCGGAGCATTATTTGGTTTTATATCTCAAACGCACAACTGTCCTCTTTTACATCTCAAAATGTTAACTTCAACTTTCATTAACCAAAAAATTTTACAATGAGATTATACCTCCTACGAAATTCAaccaaaagacaatggagtaaTCTAGTATCACCTAAAAACATGTCTATGGATCGTACGCTACCTAATAGAGACTCCATTGTACTCTTGCAATTACATGGGACGAGTCCACACTAAGAGTCAGTATGGACCGCCCCTTAAACCACACCTACATTCTAACACTAACTACAAAGATATAAAACTATTTCAAccaaattcaaaaagaaaactaagGGAAAACTAAGTAAGCTCAGAGCAGTTGATGTCTTATGATTTGAGTGCAGTACATGACCAACCGCCATAACACCCGGAGGTGCATTTTCCCCTGTGTAAATTCCAACTGGAAACATTATCTCAAAATGCTGTTTCTTAGTCACTGGAAACATTAAAAGTTAACTAAACAAACAAGAAAGATGGGAATAATGACTCATCTCTCTCTCGCTTTATGCGGTTGTATTTCATATAATCTCACGTGGCCCAGCCTGTTGATGTTCATCAATCAATCAAAGTTGTAGACAAGAGTGAACCCACACTACACACGGTCGATTTTCTTTTCTATGCGTGTGTCCCTACATCTCTTAAGCCCATCATTACTTCTTGTGTTTTATTGGTACTGTGAGCAAAATATAGTTAGCAACAACCCAACAACGCGGGTCTAGCTAAGTTTGAACTCATTGGAGACTTTTTTTACTCCGTTCAAAGTCATTGGTTTGGAAATGTGTGTACTGCATGAAGAAACCCTAACTTAACACACATGGTTATCGGCTGagatatttagcaaaaaaaaaaaatggttatcGGCTGAGATCAGTTCTTTTGAGCACCCACATCAAGGGTTTCTTTCCTGAATCACtgaagattttaaaattataaaaaaaggaaaaagtaaGAAAGAGAATCGAAACATAGAAGAGAGAATGGAGAATCAATTGGTCTTTCAAAAGCGATGTGAAGATGAAAAGAGATTTCGAGGATACATGTCACTCTCCAAGTAATTCAACTGATTTAAAAACATCAAACACAATTTTAtgacaaaaataatattgttaacGGACCGTGAAAGACTTTTTTGAATGAGGATACTCTTAGAGCAGTTCCAACGCTGTTTTTTTAAGAAGttcttaacttaaaaaaaatcataaaaatattaaagtaaatGAGCAAAAGTTCTTAAACTAAGGAGGTTTAGAACCGATTGAAACATTAAAACAACAGCTATCATCTTATTAATGTTTCTAGAGTtgtaacaattaaaatattaatttattttttttcttttaaaacccTTTACCATCACGGAGAATGTTGTTCTTAGGAATTTTATTTACATGCAGACTAAAAATAAGATTTACAATAGGTAATTTACATCTGCATTAACTGAATCGATCTGATCTATACCAATTAAACCTAATACGATCGATCTGAAAGTTGaaccaaattataatctgaTTTAGGTGTCTCAAAATCAGATCAACTATAAAGtgaacttaacaaaaaaaacacaaaattcaAACAAGAACTTAGAAGCTATTCATTACAGTTTAGATCTATGTCATAACTGATACAAACTTGGACCTGGACCAAAACATATAACACATGCTATCTCAATCGTAATTAGATTAATACTGTAATCCCTAGTAGAAAACTAACATCGTACTATATTTACCATCTATACAAAGTATATAGTTGGTGTAAGCTCTCTCTCCATGTGAGATTTATGCGGTGACCCATCAAAATCATTGCTGAAATATCTTATAATTAAGCTAAGTCTGTTAATTTCCAATTAAAAAATGGAAGAAGGGATAACAAACATATCCCAAAATGGTATAGGATTTGATTTTATAGTCCTATACTCTTATTAGAAATGTATAGCTAActgatttttaaaaagtatactGTGATTTACTAGGTAGaacaaaaatctttacaaaAGGAAAACACATGGGATGTTAGGAGAAAGAGATTCAGATTCCAATAATCCAACGGTCAGAGAAAATTCACAAGAATATTTTCACAACCGTAGGATCTGTTCCCTTAACCACCTTGTTGTGCCGGTCTTTATTAAATTTGtagaaaaattagaaaacagCACCAAACTTATGTCTCTCATGTGACCGACCACCGCAACATCAGTTGACCTGTCTTTGCCCCCACTTTGTCTCCCCACACAAACTGAAACTTAGATATCAAACTGACTCAACGTATCGATCTCTGAGTGGTTTCCATAGGTTTTATCGTGTGGACCAACGAAGCAACGCATAAAAGCACGACGCGGTATAGTACCATTACTACAATAAGAGAAGTGTGCGAGAGAAGAAAGTTCTCATATTTCAGAACTCTAacgaataacaaaaaaaaaagttaaaaaatggaGAAAGGTGGACTCGGGCTTGAGATAACTGAGCTGAGACTAGGTCTTCCGGGGAcggagaagatgatgaagaagagaggtTTCACGGAGATGATCATGACGTCGTCAGGAAGTAATAGTGATCAATGTGAAAGCGGTGTCGTTTCATCAGGTGGTGACGTAGAGAAAGTTAATGAGTCTCCGGTTGCGAAAAGTCAGGTGGTGGGATGGCCGCCGGTTTGCTCTTACCGGAGGAAAAACAGCTGTAAGGAAGTTTCAACAACGAAAGTGGGGTTAGGGTATGTGAAAGTGAGCATGGATGGTGTGCCTTACTTGAGGAAGATGGATCTTGGTTCGAGCCAAGGTTATGATGATTTAGCCTTTGCTCTCGATAAGCTCTTCAGTTTCCATGGCATTGGTTAGTAATTTAATTCTCTCCTTAGAtcatgtgaaaaaaaaaaaattaatccgaTTGTAAGAGAGGTCACTTTAAGAACTCATGCGTTTTAAAGGTAATTAATGCAAGAATTATAGTTAGGTTAATTAATGTGTTAAtagttttagatttatttatcaCGAGAATTTCAGATTTAGATTATTTAGGTTTAATCCTAGAAATCTCTGATGATGAGTTTTAGCTTTGATGATCTGTACGTGGTTTAACTCCAAAACCGTCTCATAATATCTGAAAACTTTGTAGAAAAACTAGAGATTTACTATTCATTtacatttcatttttttgtttgtttgaaaaaaataatttaaattagcaTGTTTTTATACCAGAAAACTGACTTTTCTACTTATCAGTTATCACAATACAAACAACATCTAAATAAtgtgtacatatatatttgcaggAGTGGCCTTGAAAGATGGTGATAACTGCGAATACGTTACCATATACGAAGACAAAGATGGAGACTGGATGCTCGCGGGAGATGTACCATGGGGGTATGTTCATATCTTTTGACTTAGATTATATTTCACTACAAACATATATGTCacagtttatatttatatatgggtTTGGGTGATTTAAATTTGCAGAATGTTCATAGAGTCATGCAAGAGGTTGAGGATTATGAAAAGATCGGATGCTACAGGGTTTGGGCTGCAGCCTAGAGGAGCAGACGAGTAATATGGTGACTTGACCAAGAAGCAAGGCACTGGTTGAATAATTTAACCTTTAAACTTGATCAAGATCCTTTAGAACATTTTTCctattcattttatatataatatatgttatagTGTTATTCTATAAGACAATTTAAGTTATAGTTTGCATAATTCTCTTCAGAAAGTCAGCTACATATATTTCTTGAGTATTGAGTTAAGACATTAATTTGTTTAAGATCCTATGTTATTCGGATTCATATACTATAATACCTGCAGGAAACCTTTGTAGCGTTTCCATGATTTCCttcaaaaatttgttaattaatttaagcATAA encodes:
- the LOC106444035 gene encoding NAC transcription factor 56-like, producing the protein MKITDSPGGSPPPQPNLPPGFRFHPTDEELVVHYLKRKVASAPLPVAIIAEVDLYKFDPWELPAKASFGEQEWYFFSPRDRKYPNGARPNRAATSGYWKATGTDKPVLASDGKLKVGVKKALVFYSGKPPKGVKSDWIMHEYRLIDNKPNNRPPGCDFGNKRNSLRLDDWVLCRIYKKNNASRHVYNDKDPDMFDYIFRKNPPSLSSGLHHNVSRSMNIFPGKFSGDYGIFSYGDPGLYDGSGMVCSNGAGSVNINVSNGNPNGLNPASSSGPMMMMANLKRALWPVAEEEQDASPSKRFHGVGGGDCLNMPSSVMEETPPLMQQGGVLGDDGLFRTTSYQLHGLNWYSS
- the LOC106444036 gene encoding auxin-responsive protein IAA19; protein product: MEKGGLGLEITELRLGLPGTEKMMKKRGFTEMIMTSSGSNSDQCESGVVSSGGDVEKVNESPVAKSQVVGWPPVCSYRRKNSCKEVSTTKVGLGYVKVSMDGVPYLRKMDLGSSQGYDDLAFALDKLFSFHGIGVALKDGDNCEYVTIYEDKDGDWMLAGDVPWGMFIESCKRLRIMKRSDATGFGLQPRGADE